From the Halomonas sp. MCCC 1A13316 genome, the window GCGAGACGCAGGAGGTTGCCGATGCCCTCTGTGAAGCGGGCTTCAGTGCCCTGGCGCTGCATGGCGACCTGGAGCAGCGTGACCGCGACCGCATCTTGATCCTGTTCGCCAATCACAGCGCTTCCATCCTGGTCGCGACCGACGTAGCGGCACGCGGACTGGATATCGAAGCACTGGATGCGGTATTCAACTATCAGATCGCTCGTGAACTCGAGGTTCATGTGCATCGTGTCGGGCGTACCGGCCGTGCCGGCAGCTCCGGCATCGCCTGCACCTTGGTCGCCGAGCGCGAGGCCTATCGCCTCGAGCGGCTGGCCGAGTTTCTTGGCGAGCCGCTCGAGGAGGCGCCGTTGCCGCCACGCAATGTGCTGACGCGGGAGCCTTTCCTGCCGGAGATGGCGACGTTGCAGCTCGACGGCGGCAAGAAGCAGAAGGTGCGCCCCGGGGATATTCTCGGCGCACTGACCGGCGATGGAGGCATCGAAGGTGCCCAGGTCGGCAAGATCAAGGTGCTGGAGCGCAGCGCCTACGTGGCCGTGAAGCGCGAGGTCGCCAAGGCAGCGCTCGCCCAGCTCGGCACGGGAAAACTCAAGGGGCGTTCGTTCCGCGCCCGGCGTGTCAGCCGCTGATTGCCGCTGAGAACAGAAGGAGGATAGGTGAAGGTACCTAAGCGATTGCAGCCACTGATCGACGACGGTCTGATCGAGGCGGTCGAGAGTCAACTGATGAGTGGCAAGGAAGCCCAGGTCTACGTGGTGCTGTCCCACGGGGAGCGTCGCTGCGCCAAGGTCTTCAAGGAGGCGAAGCAGCGCAGTTTCAAGCAGGCGGTGCAGTACCAGGAGGGCCGTCGCGAACGCAACAGCCGCCGCTCGCGGGCCATGGCCAAGAAGACCCGCTACGGTCAGAAGGAGCAGGAACAGGCCTGGCTCAACGCCGAGGTCGATGCCCTCTACCGGCTGGCGGCGGCGGATGTCCGGGTGCCGCAGCCCTACGGGTTCATCGACGGTGTGCTGCTGATGGAGATGATCAGCGATGCCGAGGGCCTGACCGCCCCACGCCTGGACGACGTGACCCTGAGCCTCGAGCAGGCCCGAGACTACTACGCCAAGGTCATTCGCGACGTGGTCAAGATGCTGTGCGCGGGCCTGATCCACGGCGACCTCTCCGAGTTCAACGTCCTGTTGGCCGCCGACGGCCCGGTGATCATCGATCTGCCCCAGGCGGTGGACGCTGCCGGCAACAACAGCGCCGAGATGATGTTCGAGCGCGACGTGGACAACATGCGCCGCTATTTCGGTCGCTTCGCCCCCGAGTTGCTGGCCACCGACTACGGCAAGGAGATCTGGGCGCTCTACGAGTCCGGGGAACTGCACCCGGAGAGCCAACTGACGGGCTGCTTCGAGCACGACACCAGCGCCGTGGACGTGAACGAGCTGATGACCGTGATCGACGACGTGCGCGAGGAGGAGGCCTACCGTCAGGGGGCGCGTAACCGCGGCGATGAACCCGGCGTGGAGGAGGCCGCCGAGGAGTGGCAGGAATCCCAGCGGGAGCGTTGAGCCCGGCCACGCCGTCGAGATCCGGCTGATAGCGGTTGAATCCACGTTATGGTCGCGTTATCAGGATTTGACTAGGCTCTAAAAGTCACCGGCAGTATAAGGCGCCGGCTGCAGACTGCCAGGGAGCCCTTCATGGACAACGACAGCGCTGGTGCTCACGACTACGAGCAGGCGCGGCTCTATGCGCTGCGCCAGCTCAACCTGCTGGATACGCCGCCGAGCGAGAGCTTCGATCGAATCACGCGCATGGCCAGCAAGTTCTTCGGCATGCCCATCGCTGCCGTTTCGCTGACCGATGCCGACCGCCAGTGGTTCAAGTCGCGGGTGGGAGTGGAGCACTGGGAAATACCGCGATTCAAGGCCTGCTGCGGCGAGGTGGCGGATGAATCCGCCGTGCTGGTGGTGCCCGATCTGCTCGAATCGCCAACCTACCACGATAGTGTGCTTGCCGAGTCGGGCATACGCTTCTATGCCGGTGCGCCGTTGCAGACCCAGGAGGGCTACACCCTGGGCGCCATGTGCGTACTCGATACCCAGCCGCGCGAGATTAGCGCGGAGGAAGTCGCCATCCTCCAGGACATGGCCGCCATGGTCATGGCTCAGATCGAACTGCAGCACGCCTTCGGCCGGATCGATCCGCTCACCGGGCTACCGAATCGTAGCCAATTCGCCGAGGATCTCGACGACCTGGGGCGCGATGATCCCGACAAGCCACGCTGCGCACTGTTCACCGAAGTGCTGGATATCGAGCAGGTGAGCATCCTGCACCGGGTCATGGGGCCGGCCTACATCGACGAACTGGCCCGGGTGGCGGCGCGTGGGCTGCAGGTAGCACTGGGCAAGGCGCAGCGGCTCTACTGCGTGGGTCCTTGCCAGTTCGTTCATCTAGTCGACGGCCGTGGCGATGCCGAGCTGATCGCAATCGGATTGCGCCTGCGTGAGACGCTGCTTGCCCTGCAGCTGATCCGCGAGGCGCCTATCCTGGTGCATCCGGTGGTGGGCGCCGCCCCGCTCAGCCTGGGCAAGGACTCGGCTGTGGACGTGCTGCGCACAGCGCACAGCGCCTGCCAGGATGCCCGCCAGACCGAGGCGGGGGCAGGCGTCTATTCGCAGGCGCTCGATGCCAGCCATCGGCGACGCTTCACGCTGCTCTCCGACTTTCGTGCCGCCCTGGCATCCGCCGACCAGCTGCGCCTGGTCTACCAGCCGCGCGTCGAGCTGAGTTCGCGAGAATGCATCGGCGCGGAGGCGCTGCTGCGTTGGCGCCATCCAGAGCTCGGCGACATCTCTCCCGCCGAATTCATTCCCTTGATCGAGAACACGCCGCTGGCCGACCCGCTCACCGACTGGGTGATGCGCAGGGTCGTCGCCCAGGCCCAGTCTTGGCACCGGCAAGGGCGGACGCTGGCCGTGTCGCTCAATGTCTCTGCGTGCAACCTGGACGCGCCCGATTTCGCCGAGCGTCTCCTGTCGCGCATGGCGCAGGCGGAACTGCCGGCCTCGGCTATCGAGGTCGAGCTGACGGAAACGGCGCTGTTCGGACAAGGTCGCGGCGCCTGGCAGCAGCTCGACAGGCTGATCGAGGCGGGCATCCAGATCGCCATCGACGACTTCGGTACCGGCTATAGCAGCCTGGCTTACCTGCAAGACATTCCCGCCCAGATCGTCAAGATCGACCGCTCCTTCATCAGAAGGCTCGACGATCTCCCGCGCAGCCGGACCTTGGTAGAAGCGATGCTCAGCATGGCGCACAATTTGGGTTACCGCGTGGTGGCCGAGGGTGTGGAGACACAGCAGACCTACGACTATCTCGAGTCGCTGGGCTGTCACGAAGGGCAGGGCTACCTGATGGCCAGGCCGCTCGAAGTGGGCGACTTCGAAACCTGGCTGACGGCGAGTGGTGCCTGGCAACGGTGGAATGCAGCGTCCAGGTGAGATAAGGAAGGGGGCCGAGAGGAAGAGTGGCGCATTTTTTGCCACACTGGCTCGGAACCCAGCAGAAACGAGTCGCCTTCATGCGTTGCGAACCGACAGGACGTCAATCGATATCGGCCCTTGGCCGGCTGTTAGCCTTTACCCTGATGCTGAGCCTATTGCTGGCAGGTTGCCAGATGCAGCCGCCGGAGCCACCCGACGAAGACAAGGCGACCATCGACCGCATGCTGGTCATGATCGATGAACGGCTCGACGTGGCGCCGCTGGTGGCCCAGGCCAAGTGGAACAGCGGCGCGCCCATCGAGGCACCCGAGCGTGAGGCACAGATTCTCAATCAGGTGTCGGAGGATGCCGCAGCGGTCGGTGTCGACGAGGACTTCGCCCGGCGCTTCTTCGACAAGCAGTTCGAGGCGAGCAAGCAGATTCAGCGGCGCTTGCACCATCGGTGGTTGCAGGAAGGGCGCTCACCTTTTGCCGATCCACCCGATCTCGCCGAGGAGGTACGTCCGGTGCTTGACCGACTGACCCCGCAATTGATTGAGGCGCTGGCCGACATCGAGCGCATCGCCGAGGTCGAAGGCTCGGGCCGCTATCTCGAACGGCGCGCGACGGAGCTGGTCCAGGACGACTTCGACGGCGAGCCTCGCGCTGTTTCCATCCAGCCGTTGATGGAGCGCCTGGCGCGTTAGCGTTCGGGTGATGAAAGCGCAGGATCTGCGTTATACCAGTGAGAGCCGAGTTTATCTCGGCTCTTTGCGTTCCGTACTCGGGGCGTGGCCCAAGCGGCGTCGGTAAGCTCGTGAGAAGCTCGATACATCGGAGAAGCCGAGATCGTAGGCGATCTCGCTCACCGGACGGTGCGTCTCGCGCAGCCAGTAACGGGCCCACAGCAGCCTGCGGTTCATCACGTATTGCTGCGGGGTCTGCCCGAATTCACGCAGGCAGAGCAGGTGGAGCTGGCTCTGACAGAGATGGAAGGCGTCGGCGAGCAGGCCGTTGTCAGGAGGAGTTGCCAAGCGTTCGTCGATGAAGGTATCGAGACGCGAGGCGGTGATTCGCTCATGAGCGACATCGTCCGGGCGCTGCAAGGTGACCAGCTCGCTGAGCTGGCTCACGAACATGATGGCCAATTGATGATTGAGCAGGGTGGATTGCGCCGCCGACTTGGGTGCCTTCAGTTGGTGCGTCGCCAGCTCCACCATGGGGATCAGCGACGGCGGCAAGCTGACCGACCGAGGGGTGGCGAACAGGGATTCGCGCAGCTCGAGCGCACAGCTGCGCTCCAGTGCCGCCAGGCACGGGTCGTTGGCATCCAGGTCGATGACCAGCACCTCGCAGTCTTCGCCTCGCCCCAGGTAGAGGTGGGGCTCGTTCGGCGGAAGGATGGCCGCCTGCCCCAATACCAGATGCTCCCCACCACGGCTGAATTCGTAATCCATGGTGCCGCGCCAGCCCAGCATCAGCTGCGGGTGCGCATGGAGGTGCTCGCCGCTGCGACGCGCAATCGGGTTGCAGCGAGCTAGAGTCTGGTGCATGGCGGTGAGCCTCCTGCAGATCGAGAGCAGAGCCTCGAACAACGATAGCGGAGCCAGGGTCAAGCATTGGAGAGGGTGACCTGCCTAGACTGGCGTTTCATCATCGTTGAAAAGAGGCTGTCATGATTCTCAACGCCGAGCAAGTGATCAAGGCGCTTCTCTGGAGCGCCTTGGTGGATGCCCTGTCCGACATCTTCACCCGCAGCGTGCAATCGCCAGTGCGCCATCACCTTCATTTGCCCGTTCCCCGGGACCCGGAGGCCACCCTGCTGCTGATGCCGGCGTGGCTCGAGGGTGTCTCTAACGAAGATCCGGCAGCCGCCATCCTGGCCTACGAACACTGCACCGAAGAGCCCTGAACCTGCGCCTTCCTTTATCAAATCCTTCTGGCACAACGACAACAGGGTAGGTCGATACCTGCCCGGGAACCTACAAGAATGAAAGATTATTCGGCCCCCGCCATCTCCGTACCGAGTCTGCCGCTGGCGTTGATTCCCATCGTGCTGACCATCGCGCTGCTCGGCGTTCAAATCTTCTACTACGACGATTTTACCCCGCACATTCCACTCGCCATCGGCTTTGGCATCACCGCCGTGGTGGGGTGGCTGCAGGGCTACCGCTGGAAGGACATCGAGAGCGGCGCCTTTCGCGTGCTGCACGTGGCGATGCCTTCCATCGCGACCCTGATCATCGTCGGCATGCTGGTCGGTACCTGGATCGCCAGCGGTACCGTGCCGATGCTGATTTATCTGGGACTCGAGCTGATCAACCCGAGCTGGTTCCTGGCTGCGGCCATGCTGATGTGTTCCATGGTCTCACTGGCCATCGGCTCCTCATGGACCACCGTCGGCACCGTGGGCCTGGCCCTGATCGGCATCGGTGATGCCTTCGGCGTGCCCATCTACTGGACCGCCGGTGCGGTGGTTTCCGGCGCCTTTTTTGGCGACAAGATCTCGCCCCTGTCAGATACCACCAACCTGTCGCCAGCTGTCACCGAGACCAATATCTTCGACCACATCCGCTACATGATGCCGACCACCGTCCCCGCCATGCTGATCGCCCTGGCGATTTATGCTGTGGCCGGCGGTGCCGAGGCCGGCGCGGGCGATGCCCTGGCGCGCATTGATGCCATCAAGCAGGGGCTGGCGGCAAGCTTCGACATGGGCCTGTGGCAGCTGCTGCCGCTGGTGGTGGTCATCGGCCTGGCCTTCTTCAAGATTGCGCCGATACCGGCACTGTTCACCGGGGTAATGCTGGGTGGCGGCGTCGCTATCCTCTCTCAGGGTGCGAGCCTGCACGATGCCCTGACCTATGCCCACAGCGGCTACGTCATCGAGACCGGTACCGCAACGCTGGACAGCCTGCTCAACCGTGGCGGCGTCACCTCGATGACCTGGGTCGTGACCCTGATGATGTTTGCCTTGGCATACGGCGGTGCCCTGGAACGCACCCGCTGCCTGGAGGCCATCGTCGACGCCATCGTGAAGCGGCTGAAAAGCTTCCGTGGGCTGCAGACCAGTGCCATCATGACCTCTATTGCCACCAATGTGGTCTCCGGCGACGTCTACTTGTCCATCGCCCTGCCGGGGCGCATGTACAAGCCGGCCTATGACAGCATGGGCTACTCGCGGTTGAATCTGTCTCGTGCCATCGAGGAGGGCGGTACCCTCGTCTCGCCATTGGTGCCCTGGAACGCAGGTGGTGCTTTCGTCATGGGTGCCTTGGGCTTGACCGTGGCCGGCGGTGATTTCAGCCAACTGCTCTACATTCCACTGGCCTTCGCCTGCTGGCTTTCACCCATGATCGGGATTCTCTATGCTCAGCTGGGTTGGTTTTCCAGGCGCGCCGAGCAGGAGCCCGATACCCGGACGGCAACCGACCACCGGGCCGTACCGGCGATGGAGGAGCGTGAATGAACCAGGCTGGCATCCGTGCTGCCGTGGTAGGCGCCGGCGTGGTGGGCATGACCGCCGCGCTGGACCTCCAGCAGCGCGGCCTGTCGGTGACGGTGCTGGATCCCCAGGGGCCGGGGGAAGGAGCTTCCTCCGGCAATGCCGGCTTTCTGGCCACGGAACTGATCGATCCGCTATCGACCCCCGCGATGCTGCGTAAGGCGCCGCGGCTTTGGCTGGATCCCCACGGCGCCGTGGCGTTGCCGCTGCGCTACTTGCCCAGGTTACTGCCCTGGCTGGCGCGCTTCGTTGCCGCGGCCCGTCCCGCCCAGGTGGCCCAGGGTCGCCAGGCGTTGGCAGCCCTCAACGGGGCGGCCGTGGCTGCCTGGCGGCGCTGCCTGGCCGATATCGGCGCCGAAGACGAACTGGTGGCCTCGGGTTACCTGCTGGTGTGGGAGTCTGGCAAGGGGCGCGCCGAGGCGAGTCGCTACATGGAGCACCTGCAGCATTGGGGCCACGAGGTGGAGTGGCTCGAAGCGGAACAGATCCGCGCGCGTGAGCCAGGGCTTTCGGGCCGACTGAGCCATGGTCTCTATTTTCCCGGCGCCCACCAGGTGCGAGACCCACTCGTCCTGGTGCGTCGCCTGGCACAAGCATTCGAGGCTAGAGGGGGCGAGATACGTCGCGCCCGGGTCGAGCGCCTGGTGCCGACGCCCGACGGCGTGACGCTGGCGACTGATGAGGGAGAGCTGGACTTCGCCCAGGTGGTGGTGGCGGCCGGCGCCTGGAGCCACCAACTGGCTAGAGGTGTCGGCCTCGAGGTGCCGCTGGAGACCGAGCGTGGCTACCACCTGACCCTGCCCGGGCGGATGCAGGCGTTGCGACAACCGGTCGGTTCCGCCGAGCGCCGCTGCGTGATGACGCCGATGAGCTGCGGGCTGCGGGTGGTCGGCTTCACCGAGTTGGGCGGCCTCTCGCTGGCACCGATCAAGCGCCGCTATGCC encodes:
- a CDS encoding PA4780 family RIO1-like protein kinase — translated: MKVPKRLQPLIDDGLIEAVESQLMSGKEAQVYVVLSHGERRCAKVFKEAKQRSFKQAVQYQEGRRERNSRRSRAMAKKTRYGQKEQEQAWLNAEVDALYRLAAADVRVPQPYGFIDGVLLMEMISDAEGLTAPRLDDVTLSLEQARDYYAKVIRDVVKMLCAGLIHGDLSEFNVLLAADGPVIIDLPQAVDAAGNNSAEMMFERDVDNMRRYFGRFAPELLATDYGKEIWALYESGELHPESQLTGCFEHDTSAVDVNELMTVIDDVREEEAYRQGARNRGDEPGVEEAAEEWQESQRER
- a CDS encoding sensor domain-containing phosphodiesterase, producing the protein MDNDSAGAHDYEQARLYALRQLNLLDTPPSESFDRITRMASKFFGMPIAAVSLTDADRQWFKSRVGVEHWEIPRFKACCGEVADESAVLVVPDLLESPTYHDSVLAESGIRFYAGAPLQTQEGYTLGAMCVLDTQPREISAEEVAILQDMAAMVMAQIELQHAFGRIDPLTGLPNRSQFAEDLDDLGRDDPDKPRCALFTEVLDIEQVSILHRVMGPAYIDELARVAARGLQVALGKAQRLYCVGPCQFVHLVDGRGDAELIAIGLRLRETLLALQLIREAPILVHPVVGAAPLSLGKDSAVDVLRTAHSACQDARQTEAGAGVYSQALDASHRRRFTLLSDFRAALASADQLRLVYQPRVELSSRECIGAEALLRWRHPELGDISPAEFIPLIENTPLADPLTDWVMRRVVAQAQSWHRQGRTLAVSLNVSACNLDAPDFAERLLSRMAQAELPASAIEVELTETALFGQGRGAWQQLDRLIEAGIQIAIDDFGTGYSSLAYLQDIPAQIVKIDRSFIRRLDDLPRSRTLVEAMLSMAHNLGYRVVAEGVETQQTYDYLESLGCHEGQGYLMARPLEVGDFETWLTASGAWQRWNAASR
- the aroQ gene encoding gamma subclass chorismate mutase AroQ yields the protein MRCEPTGRQSISALGRLLAFTLMLSLLLAGCQMQPPEPPDEDKATIDRMLVMIDERLDVAPLVAQAKWNSGAPIEAPEREAQILNQVSEDAAAVGVDEDFARRFFDKQFEASKQIQRRLHHRWLQEGRSPFADPPDLAEEVRPVLDRLTPQLIEALADIERIAEVEGSGRYLERRATELVQDDFDGEPRAVSIQPLMERLAR
- a CDS encoding helix-turn-helix transcriptional regulator, with the protein product MHQTLARCNPIARRSGEHLHAHPQLMLGWRGTMDYEFSRGGEHLVLGQAAILPPNEPHLYLGRGEDCEVLVIDLDANDPCLAALERSCALELRESLFATPRSVSLPPSLIPMVELATHQLKAPKSAAQSTLLNHQLAIMFVSQLSELVTLQRPDDVAHERITASRLDTFIDERLATPPDNGLLADAFHLCQSQLHLLCLREFGQTPQQYVMNRRLLWARYWLRETHRPVSEIAYDLGFSDVSSFSRAYRRRLGHAPSTERKEPR
- the nhaC gene encoding Na+/H+ antiporter NhaC, which produces MKDYSAPAISVPSLPLALIPIVLTIALLGVQIFYYDDFTPHIPLAIGFGITAVVGWLQGYRWKDIESGAFRVLHVAMPSIATLIIVGMLVGTWIASGTVPMLIYLGLELINPSWFLAAAMLMCSMVSLAIGSSWTTVGTVGLALIGIGDAFGVPIYWTAGAVVSGAFFGDKISPLSDTTNLSPAVTETNIFDHIRYMMPTTVPAMLIALAIYAVAGGAEAGAGDALARIDAIKQGLAASFDMGLWQLLPLVVVIGLAFFKIAPIPALFTGVMLGGGVAILSQGASLHDALTYAHSGYVIETGTATLDSLLNRGGVTSMTWVVTLMMFALAYGGALERTRCLEAIVDAIVKRLKSFRGLQTSAIMTSIATNVVSGDVYLSIALPGRMYKPAYDSMGYSRLNLSRAIEEGGTLVSPLVPWNAGGAFVMGALGLTVAGGDFSQLLYIPLAFACWLSPMIGILYAQLGWFSRRAEQEPDTRTATDHRAVPAMEERE
- a CDS encoding NAD(P)/FAD-dependent oxidoreductase; amino-acid sequence: MNQAGIRAAVVGAGVVGMTAALDLQQRGLSVTVLDPQGPGEGASSGNAGFLATELIDPLSTPAMLRKAPRLWLDPHGAVALPLRYLPRLLPWLARFVAAARPAQVAQGRQALAALNGAAVAAWRRCLADIGAEDELVASGYLLVWESGKGRAEASRYMEHLQHWGHEVEWLEAEQIRAREPGLSGRLSHGLYFPGAHQVRDPLVLVRRLAQAFEARGGEIRRARVERLVPTPDGVTLATDEGELDFAQVVVAAGAWSHQLARGVGLEVPLETERGYHLTLPGRMQALRQPVGSAERRCVMTPMSCGLRVVGFTELGGLSLAPIKRRYASLRRHTGRLLADTARLETSTEWMGFRPTLPDSLPVIDTHPDYPTVHFAFGHQHLGLTQAAITAELVTALMMSERPPLDLEPYRVTRFQRSVGQERGERRHVS